A window of Acidobacteriota bacterium contains these coding sequences:
- the glgP gene encoding alpha-glucan family phosphorylase: protein MDPHAGFPEFPERLARLGDLALDLWWTWNPHARSVFRTLDYAQWRATAHNPVRMLQTLTPGRLAALTRDAAFLKLYDAAITDLDRARAGAGTWWLERPERDTAGSRCIAYFSAEFALHQSLPIYAGGLGVLAGDHCKEASDLGLPLVGIGFMYPQGYFHQKVSADGRQQEVYEQLDWRNAPVEPAITPEGKECVIAVPLGNRTVLVSVWRVRLGRTKLYLLDTDLEENAPWDRELSARLYGGDRETRVQQEIILGVGGVRALRALGSDPFVWHLNEGHAAFVVLQRIKELLDQGSRFDQALDEVRRTTVFSTHTPVPAGHDAFPFHMVETHLAGCWGSLGEHREDFLALGGHDGGTGTLFNMTALALRTAGAVNAVSELHGEVTRQMWASVWNEAPDVLRPATAVTNGIHLLTWIAPDMARLFDAYVPGWREHHDDPATWRAMDAIPDAVLWDVRKGLRHYLFAFLRERVRQRWSEERVSPPRVVSGGTMLDPNALTIAFARRFTGYKRPELIFHDCERLARILTDRRRPVQLVFAGKAHPADDSGKHAVHGIYRRAIDPAFAGRIAFVDDYDLHVAHFLVQGCDVWMNSPRKPLEASGTSGMKASANGTLHMSIGDGWWAEGYSGDNGWLIAPDPPPPPDADAAVQDAADAEALYRLLEQDVVPAFYERDEEDVPRRWVAMVRQAIRTVVPRFSTRRMVKEYFDRMYAPPLRQPPRQG, encoded by the coding sequence ATGGATCCCCACGCCGGCTTTCCCGAGTTTCCCGAGCGCCTCGCGCGCCTCGGCGATCTGGCCCTCGACCTCTGGTGGACCTGGAACCCCCACGCGCGATCGGTGTTCCGCACGCTCGACTACGCGCAGTGGCGCGCGACGGCCCATAACCCGGTCCGGATGCTGCAGACGCTGACCCCGGGCCGGCTTGCGGCGCTGACGCGGGACGCCGCGTTCCTGAAGCTCTACGACGCAGCCATCACCGACCTCGACCGGGCCCGAGCAGGCGCCGGCACGTGGTGGCTCGAGCGGCCAGAGCGCGACACCGCCGGCTCGCGCTGCATCGCGTATTTCTCGGCGGAGTTCGCCCTGCACCAGTCGTTGCCGATCTACGCCGGCGGCCTCGGCGTGCTCGCCGGGGATCACTGCAAGGAAGCGAGCGACCTCGGGCTTCCGCTCGTGGGCATCGGCTTCATGTACCCGCAGGGCTACTTCCACCAGAAGGTCTCGGCCGACGGCCGGCAGCAGGAGGTCTACGAACAGCTCGACTGGCGCAACGCGCCGGTCGAGCCCGCCATTACCCCGGAAGGCAAGGAATGCGTCATCGCGGTGCCGCTCGGCAACCGCACCGTCCTCGTGTCCGTGTGGCGCGTGCGCCTCGGCCGGACCAAGCTCTACCTGCTCGACACCGACCTCGAGGAGAACGCGCCCTGGGACCGCGAGCTGTCGGCACGCCTGTACGGGGGCGACCGCGAGACGCGCGTGCAGCAGGAGATCATCCTCGGCGTCGGCGGCGTGCGCGCCCTGCGCGCCCTGGGCAGCGACCCGTTCGTCTGGCATCTCAACGAGGGTCACGCCGCCTTCGTCGTGCTCCAGCGCATCAAGGAGCTGCTCGACCAGGGGAGCCGGTTCGACCAGGCGCTCGACGAGGTCCGGCGCACGACGGTCTTCTCCACCCACACGCCCGTCCCGGCCGGCCACGACGCGTTTCCGTTCCACATGGTCGAGACGCACCTCGCGGGGTGCTGGGGCAGCCTCGGCGAGCACCGCGAGGACTTCCTGGCGCTCGGGGGACACGACGGCGGCACGGGCACGCTGTTCAACATGACCGCCCTGGCCCTGCGAACCGCGGGGGCCGTCAACGCGGTGAGCGAGCTGCACGGCGAGGTGACGCGCCAGATGTGGGCGAGCGTGTGGAACGAGGCGCCCGACGTGCTCCGGCCGGCGACGGCCGTGACCAACGGCATCCACCTGCTGACCTGGATCGCCCCGGACATGGCGCGCCTCTTCGACGCCTACGTCCCCGGCTGGCGCGAGCACCACGACGATCCGGCCACGTGGCGGGCGATGGACGCGATCCCCGACGCCGTCCTGTGGGACGTGCGCAAGGGGCTGAGGCACTATCTGTTCGCCTTCCTTCGCGAGCGCGTACGCCAACGCTGGTCCGAAGAGCGCGTGAGCCCGCCACGCGTCGTCTCGGGGGGCACGATGCTCGATCCGAATGCCCTCACCATCGCGTTCGCCCGCCGGTTCACCGGCTACAAGCGCCCGGAGCTGATCTTTCACGACTGCGAGCGGCTGGCGCGCATCCTCACCGACAGACGACGGCCCGTGCAGCTCGTGTTCGCAGGCAAGGCTCACCCCGCCGACGACAGCGGTAAGCACGCCGTGCACGGCATCTACCGGCGCGCCATCGACCCCGCGTTCGCCGGCCGCATCGCGTTCGTCGACGACTACGACCTGCACGTGGCGCACTTCCTGGTCCAGGGGTGCGACGTCTGGATGAACTCGCCGCGCAAGCCGCTCGAGGCGAGCGGGACGAGCGGCATGAAGGCGTCGGCCAACGGCACCCTGCACATGAGCATCGGCGACGGCTGGTGGGCGGAAGGGTATTCGGGAGACAACGGCTGGCTGATTGCGCCCGACCCACCGCCACCGCCGGATGCCGACGCGGCAGTGCAGGACGCCGCAGACGCGGAGGCCCTGTACCGTCTGCTGGAGCAGGATGTCGTGCCCGCCTTCTACGAGCGCGACGAAGAGGACGTGCCGCGCCGGTGGGTCGCGATGGTCAGACAGGCGATCCGCACCGTGGTGCCCAGGTTCAGCACTCGGCGGATGGTCAAGGAGTATTTCGACCGGATGTACGCCCCGCCGCTCCGGCAGCCCCCCCGCCAGGGCTGA
- a CDS encoding class IV adenylate cyclase encodes MPSTPLEREIKLRFASPDAARDAILAVGATPLRGRRLQEDCLLDTPSGFLRDRRSILRVRMEAGKSRLTFKGPVHPSVMKLREELETVVGDGEVVLQLFGALGFEPWFRYQKYREEFSHEDIVIAIDETPIGTFVELEGSEAGIAALAERLGRRPTDYVLESYRGLFVAWCESTGSTAAHMVFDDA; translated from the coding sequence ATGCCGTCCACACCCCTCGAACGCGAGATCAAGCTTCGGTTCGCCTCGCCCGACGCGGCGCGCGACGCCATCCTGGCCGTCGGCGCCACGCCGCTGCGGGGCCGACGCCTGCAGGAGGACTGCCTTCTCGACACGCCGAGCGGGTTCCTGCGCGACCGGCGCTCGATCCTCCGTGTCCGCATGGAAGCGGGCAAGAGCCGGCTCACCTTCAAAGGCCCGGTACACCCGTCCGTCATGAAACTGCGCGAGGAGCTCGAGACCGTCGTCGGCGACGGTGAGGTCGTGCTCCAGTTGTTCGGTGCGCTCGGCTTCGAGCCGTGGTTCCGGTATCAGAAGTACCGCGAGGAGTTCTCGCACGAAGACATCGTGATCGCGATCGACGAGACGCCGATCGGCACGTTCGTCGAGCTCGAAGGGAGCGAGGCGGGGATCGCCGCTCTCGCGGAGCGGCTGGGCCGGCGCCCCACCGACTACGTCCTCGAGTCCTACCGCGGCCTCTTCGTCGCGTGGTGTGAATCAACCGGTTCGACCGCCGCGCACATGGTGTTCGACGACGCGTGA
- a CDS encoding DUF4870 domain-containing protein produces the protein MTTGAFGREADAEPTSTGLGPETAAVLAYALWWVSGALMLALEPRHRFVRFHARQALVGFGTLWAVGVAVWAASFLAAFVSPSLFRFLAVLGPAIWLAGLALWVTCIVQAWRGEAWRLPLTRGR, from the coding sequence ATGACGACCGGGGCCTTCGGGCGCGAGGCCGACGCCGAGCCGACGAGCACGGGGCTCGGTCCCGAAACGGCGGCCGTGCTCGCCTACGCACTCTGGTGGGTGTCGGGAGCGCTCATGCTCGCGCTCGAGCCGAGGCATCGGTTCGTGCGGTTCCACGCGCGGCAGGCGCTCGTCGGCTTCGGGACGTTGTGGGCGGTCGGCGTCGCGGTGTGGGCCGCGAGCTTTCTCGCCGCGTTCGTCTCGCCGTCGCTGTTCCGGTTCCTGGCCGTCCTGGGCCCGGCGATCTGGCTGGCCGGCCTGGCGCTCTGGGTGACGTGCATCGTCCAGGCCTGGCGCGGCGAAGCATGGCGCCTCCCGCTCACCCGGGGGCGGTGA
- a CDS encoding Do family serine endopeptidase: MSTRKTTLFYAVLIAVASAAIGMVIASRLDLSPASSAQSMVAPAMNSAPISGGIDADTFRNIARAQIPAVVNISTESRRRTQELTDFFGGDEMFRRFFGMPDQRRGQPREDVTEGAGTGFVIARDGLILTNNHVVEGATTIRVGFYGNERRQFEAKVVGRDPLTDSALIELVEKPDFELQEVRFGDSERIEPGDWVMAIGNPFGYGHTVTVGVISAKGRPFFPVDGREQQMLQTDAAINPGNSGGPLLNIRGEVVGINTAILSGSPTPGNLGIGFAVPINAVRELLPQLRTGKVTRGRIGVSLDRLVTTETLEALGAPGGQGALVSQVEPNGPADKAGVRPGDVIVEFNGKSVADLDQLVNDVVRTSPGTSAAMKVIRRKQPQTLNVTVVELDLDQERGRSAAGPTDATTGLGMTLQDLTPDLARQLRVPSGTSGAVVIEVEPRGPAQRAGIGRGDVIIEINGNPVSNGTQASRDLQRAGSGEVVTFLLLRGGQEVFVTIRKP, from the coding sequence ATGTCAACGCGAAAGACCACCCTGTTCTACGCGGTGTTGATTGCCGTGGCCTCGGCCGCCATCGGCATGGTCATCGCCTCGAGGCTCGACCTCTCGCCGGCCTCGTCGGCGCAGTCGATGGTCGCGCCCGCGATGAACAGCGCGCCGATCTCGGGCGGGATCGACGCCGACACCTTCCGGAACATCGCGCGCGCGCAGATTCCGGCCGTCGTCAACATCTCGACCGAGTCGCGGCGGCGGACGCAGGAGTTGACCGACTTCTTCGGCGGCGACGAGATGTTCCGCCGCTTCTTCGGCATGCCCGACCAGCGGCGTGGCCAGCCGCGCGAGGACGTCACCGAGGGCGCGGGCACGGGGTTCGTGATCGCTCGAGACGGGCTCATCCTGACGAACAACCACGTCGTCGAAGGGGCCACGACGATCCGCGTCGGCTTCTACGGGAACGAGCGCCGGCAGTTCGAGGCCAAGGTCGTCGGCCGCGACCCGCTCACCGACAGCGCGCTGATCGAGCTCGTGGAGAAGCCTGACTTCGAGCTCCAGGAGGTCCGCTTCGGCGACTCCGAACGCATCGAGCCCGGTGATTGGGTGATGGCCATCGGCAACCCCTTCGGCTACGGCCACACCGTCACCGTGGGCGTGATCAGCGCCAAGGGCCGGCCCTTCTTCCCGGTGGACGGCCGCGAGCAGCAGATGCTGCAGACCGACGCGGCCATCAACCCGGGCAACTCGGGGGGTCCGCTGCTGAACATCCGCGGCGAGGTGGTCGGCATCAACACGGCCATCCTGAGCGGGAGCCCGACGCCGGGTAACCTGGGCATCGGCTTCGCCGTGCCGATCAACGCCGTCCGCGAGCTGCTCCCGCAGTTGCGCACGGGCAAGGTCACGCGCGGCCGCATCGGCGTGTCGCTCGATCGGCTCGTCACCACGGAGACGCTCGAAGCCCTCGGAGCGCCGGGCGGCCAGGGAGCGCTCGTGTCGCAGGTCGAGCCCAATGGCCCGGCCGACAAGGCGGGCGTGCGCCCTGGGGACGTCATCGTCGAGTTCAACGGTAAGTCCGTGGCCGACCTCGATCAGCTCGTCAACGACGTGGTCCGGACCTCGCCGGGGACCTCGGCGGCGATGAAGGTGATTCGGCGCAAACAGCCGCAGACGCTCAACGTCACCGTCGTCGAGCTGGACCTCGACCAGGAGCGCGGGCGTTCGGCCGCCGGTCCGACCGACGCGACGACGGGGCTCGGCATGACCCTGCAGGATCTCACCCCGGACCTCGCACGGCAGCTGCGCGTCCCGTCCGGCACGAGCGGCGCCGTCGTCATCGAGGTCGAGCCGCGCGGGCCCGCCCAGCGGGCGGGCATCGGCCGCGGCGACGTGATTATCGAGATCAACGGCAACCCCGTGTCGAACGGCACGCAGGCGAGCCGCGATCTGCAGAGGGCCGGCTCGGGCGAGGTGGTCACGTTCCTCCTGCTGCGGGGCGGCCAGGAGGTCTTCGTGACGATTCGGAAACCCTAG
- a CDS encoding SAM-dependent methyltransferase, protein MTLEADLVDTIRRHGPLTVAAFMERALYDPVHGYYATASCRSGRAGDFYTSVDAGPLYGGLLATLVRRCADALAGGDDGDAPFDLVEAGAGSGRLARDVLDALAARHPRVYRRLRLHLVERSAAARRAQHATLGPHAPRLASSGDALPQAVHGLVFANELLDAMPVHRVVATTAGLREVVVDVDDGRLVTRTASLSTPLLATYFDGVGLRPPAGAIADVSLTAVEWMAGAARALAGGALVIVDYGHEAARLFDERHADGTLVGYWRHLADAPFGGFDAMRPRWLERPGEQDLTAHVDFTSVRRAATSAGLEAIATLDQARFLLALGIGDELGAAGMDLASTRRRLAARTLVHPSGLGGSHQALVFGTPGLGTTLGLDVR, encoded by the coding sequence ATGACCCTCGAGGCCGACCTCGTCGACACCATCCGGCGCCACGGCCCGCTCACCGTCGCCGCCTTCATGGAGCGGGCGCTGTACGACCCCGTCCACGGCTACTACGCGACCGCCTCCTGCCGGTCCGGCCGGGCAGGCGATTTCTACACGAGCGTCGATGCCGGCCCGCTCTATGGCGGGCTGCTCGCCACGCTCGTGCGACGCTGCGCGGACGCGCTCGCCGGAGGAGACGACGGCGACGCACCGTTCGATCTGGTCGAAGCCGGCGCAGGCAGTGGCCGCCTCGCGCGCGACGTGCTCGACGCGCTCGCCGCGCGCCATCCACGGGTCTACCGACGGCTGCGGCTCCACCTCGTCGAGCGGAGCGCAGCGGCTCGCCGTGCTCAGCACGCCACCCTCGGTCCGCACGCGCCCCGCCTGGCCTCGTCCGGTGACGCGCTGCCGCAGGCGGTCCACGGCCTCGTGTTCGCCAACGAGCTGCTCGACGCGATGCCGGTGCACCGCGTCGTGGCCACGACCGCCGGCCTGCGCGAGGTCGTCGTCGATGTCGACGACGGGCGGCTGGTGACGCGCACGGCCTCACTCTCGACGCCGCTCCTGGCGACGTACTTCGACGGGGTCGGCCTGCGCCCCCCGGCGGGCGCTATCGCAGACGTGAGTCTCACGGCGGTCGAGTGGATGGCCGGGGCCGCGCGCGCGCTTGCCGGCGGGGCGCTCGTCATCGTCGACTACGGGCACGAGGCCGCCCGCCTCTTCGACGAGCGCCATGCCGACGGAACGCTCGTCGGGTACTGGCGCCACCTCGCCGATGCGCCGTTTGGCGGGTTCGACGCGATGCGGCCGCGCTGGCTCGAGCGGCCGGGCGAACAGGACCTGACCGCCCACGTCGACTTCACGTCGGTGCGCCGCGCCGCGACGTCGGCGGGGCTCGAGGCGATCGCGACGCTCGACCAGGCCCGCTTCCTGCTCGCCCTGGGCATTGGCGACGAGCTGGGCGCCGCTGGCATGGACCTGGCCTCGACCAGGCGGCGGCTCGCGGCTCGCACCCTGGTGCATCCTTCCGGCCTCGGCGGCTCGCACCAGGCGCTGGTGTTCGGCACGCCGGGGCTCGGAACCACGCTCGGGCTCGACGTGCGCTGA
- a CDS encoding VWA domain-containing protein: MLKRSLFLLMVFAVLGGVVAAQQSPAPPRPSGQTPQGPPPVTFKLDVSLVEVDAIVTDRAGNVIRDLTLDEFEVYEDGRRQTVDVFSLVDIPIVQPERPLFAETPIEPDVKTNTEEGGRIYVILLDDLHTHPLRTPLVKRAAKQFIDEYLGANDVAAVLHTSGRADASQEFTSSKRLLSASVDRFMGRKLRSATLGRLDEYYRQRDLPATSSSENRNRRINDPDDFERGYQARTALDTLKNVADYLTGLRGRRKALVFFSEGIDYDIYDVFESRDATTIQNSVRDAIGAATRANVAFYTVDPRGLATMGDEAIEIGGLPEDHSLNLGPQSMQSELRLAQDSLRVLAEQTGGVAAVNSNDFAGAFDRIVRDNSVYYVLGYYPTNDRRDGRVRKIDVRVTRPGAQVRSRKAYVAPRGRAPAPRVADANEETSAALREVLSSPLPSAGLPMAVHAAAFKGTAPNASVAVAVQVDGRLFKFDEKDGLFHDTLELSMFAADTSGKIRNGDRTSVDLKLRPQTRQAVDAAGFRVLTRLDLPPGRYQLRVGGRATNSGSTGSVFYDLEVPDFAKERFSMSGLVLTSATAAITPTGRADEDLKGVLPGPVTTARDFLPIDTLALFVEVYDNDAATPHTVDITTTVRADDGRVVFKTEDERSSREIGGARGGFGYTAEIPLKDIAPGLYVLRVEGKSRLKDAPEAVRETMFRVWPMPEPARPEPTEGAREAARSGAIVNVLRGFRSEVDEYREVVARSEQEWEALWAGLPNPGGRSRPKVSFENTMIAGLFLGSRPTTGYHVEFVGVRLDGDTLVIEYVEGQPAEGLMQAQVITTPFAVAGVPLHTGPVRFERVAPQGR, from the coding sequence ATGTTGAAGAGATCGTTGTTCCTGCTGATGGTGTTCGCGGTCCTCGGAGGCGTCGTGGCCGCCCAGCAGTCGCCGGCGCCACCTCGGCCGTCCGGCCAGACGCCGCAGGGGCCGCCGCCGGTGACCTTCAAGCTCGACGTCAGCCTGGTCGAGGTCGACGCGATCGTCACCGACCGGGCCGGCAACGTCATCCGCGACCTCACGCTCGACGAGTTCGAGGTCTACGAAGACGGCCGCCGCCAGACGGTCGACGTGTTCTCCCTCGTCGACATCCCGATCGTCCAGCCCGAGCGGCCTCTGTTCGCCGAGACGCCGATCGAGCCCGACGTCAAGACCAACACGGAAGAGGGCGGCCGCATCTACGTGATCCTGCTCGACGACCTGCACACGCACCCGCTGCGGACCCCGCTCGTGAAGCGTGCGGCGAAGCAGTTCATCGATGAGTACCTCGGGGCGAACGACGTCGCGGCCGTGCTGCACACGAGCGGGCGCGCCGACGCGAGCCAGGAGTTCACGAGCAGCAAGCGGCTGCTCAGCGCGTCGGTCGACCGCTTCATGGGGCGCAAGCTGCGGTCGGCGACGCTCGGTCGCCTCGACGAGTACTACCGGCAGCGCGACCTGCCCGCGACCAGCTCGTCGGAGAACCGGAACCGGCGCATCAACGACCCGGACGACTTCGAGCGCGGCTACCAGGCGCGCACGGCGCTCGATACGCTGAAGAACGTCGCCGACTACCTCACCGGGCTCCGTGGCCGCCGCAAGGCGCTCGTGTTCTTCAGCGAGGGCATCGACTACGACATCTACGACGTCTTCGAGTCGCGCGATGCGACGACGATCCAGAACAGCGTCCGCGACGCCATCGGCGCCGCGACACGGGCCAACGTGGCCTTCTACACGGTCGATCCGCGCGGCCTCGCGACGATGGGCGACGAGGCGATCGAGATCGGCGGGTTGCCCGAGGATCACAGCCTGAACCTCGGACCGCAGAGCATGCAGAGCGAGCTGCGGCTCGCGCAGGACAGCCTGCGGGTCCTCGCCGAACAGACCGGGGGCGTCGCGGCGGTGAACTCCAACGACTTCGCGGGGGCCTTCGACCGCATCGTTCGAGACAACAGCGTGTACTACGTGCTCGGATACTACCCGACCAACGACCGGCGCGACGGGCGGGTGCGGAAGATCGACGTGCGCGTGACCCGGCCGGGCGCCCAGGTGCGGTCGCGCAAGGCGTACGTCGCGCCAAGGGGAAGGGCGCCCGCACCGCGGGTGGCCGACGCCAACGAGGAGACGTCGGCGGCGCTGCGCGAGGTGCTGTCGAGCCCACTGCCCTCCGCCGGCCTGCCCATGGCGGTGCACGCGGCCGCGTTCAAGGGCACCGCGCCGAACGCGTCGGTCGCCGTCGCCGTGCAGGTCGACGGGCGGCTCTTCAAGTTCGACGAGAAGGACGGTCTCTTCCACGACACGCTGGAGTTGTCGATGTTCGCGGCCGACACGTCCGGGAAGATTCGCAACGGCGATCGCACCAGCGTCGATCTGAAGCTGAGGCCGCAGACCCGGCAGGCGGTCGACGCGGCGGGCTTCCGCGTCCTGACGCGCCTCGACCTGCCGCCGGGGCGCTACCAGTTGCGCGTCGGCGGACGCGCGACCAACAGCGGCTCCACCGGGTCGGTGTTCTACGACCTGGAGGTCCCCGACTTCGCGAAGGAACGCTTCTCGATGAGCGGGCTCGTGCTGACCTCGGCCACCGCCGCCATCACGCCGACCGGGCGCGCGGACGAGGACTTGAAGGGCGTGCTGCCCGGGCCGGTCACGACCGCGCGCGACTTCCTGCCGATCGACACGCTCGCGCTCTTCGTGGAGGTGTACGACAACGATGCGGCGACGCCACACACGGTCGACATTACGACGACCGTGCGGGCCGACGACGGGCGGGTGGTCTTCAAGACCGAGGACGAGCGGTCGAGCCGCGAGATCGGCGGCGCTCGCGGGGGGTTCGGCTACACCGCGGAGATCCCGCTCAAGGACATCGCTCCGGGCCTCTACGTGCTGCGGGTCGAGGGGAAGTCTCGCTTGAAGGACGCCCCGGAGGCGGTGCGCGAGACGATGTTCCGCGTGTGGCCGATGCCCGAGCCGGCGCGGCCGGAGCCGACCGAGGGCGCTCGCGAGGCGGCTCGCAGCGGGGCGATCGTGAACGTCCTCCGCGGCTTCCGCAGCGAGGTCGACGAGTACCGCGAGGTCGTGGCCCGTAGCGAGCAGGAGTGGGAGGCGTTGTGGGCCGGCCTGCCGAACCCCGGTGGCCGCTCGCGCCCGAAGGTCTCGTTCGAGAACACGATGATCGCGGGGCTCTTCCTCGGTTCGCGGCCGACGACGGGGTACCACGTCGAGTTCGTCGGCGTGCGCCTCGACGGCGACACGCTCGTCATCGAGTACGTCGAGGGCCAGCCCGCGGAGGGGCTGATGCAGGCGCAGGTCATCACCACGCCCTTCGCCGTGGCCGGCGTGCCCCTGCACACGGGCCCGGTACGCTTCGAACGCGTCGCGCCCCAGGGTCGATGA
- a CDS encoding peptidase, whose amino-acid sequence MSRNLHRVRPSTGRPTVAAVVVAAVLGSSSVGAQPAPAPAAATGADATKPPETYVVRGGPRDGVSFFPRVDYPQLKPLVEGQLDFQHYHTYEETVALLRAWAERYPDLVELYSVGQSLEGRDLWQVTITNRKTGPHTDKPGFFIEGGRHAGEISGIEATLYFIDHVLTGYATDPGLRALVDTKALYARPHNNPDGASLYHYTAQTLRSTVRPYDNDGDGLVDEDPGEDLDGDGFIRQMRKHVGEDKGSFVKDPRDPKGRAMRRVAAGQGDWEVYPEGIDNDGDGRYNEDGVGGLDLHRNYPENWRPMKEATGRGYTQLGAGEYPLSEPETRAVFSFLMVHPNIAIVQSLDTAVPMLLRGPSTSRSEESMFPEDLALFRQYDEKGLEITGYPWAGDVYEVYATRLRTNPVTGEPLRPTPLFGHGPDFGYAYYGTIWYGNEIWNGGRFVDYDGDGRIDEWEVLRWHDEHRAGKDDFAPWTPFAHPQLGEVEIGGFNPKFYLQNPPPDLLEPWARNEALFNVHLALQLPQVAITDARVTPGTEAGQSVVEMTVANTGKMPTALEMAKRVKMVKPDTASIVLAEGQALVEAPEGEPRQVRDIELGWLAPGETKTVSWRVRGAGVVKLAIGSTRGGVDRRELTVP is encoded by the coding sequence ATGTCACGGAATCTTCATCGCGTTCGCCCCTCGACCGGCCGACCGACGGTCGCCGCGGTGGTCGTCGCCGCCGTCCTCGGCAGCAGCAGCGTCGGCGCCCAGCCGGCGCCGGCGCCGGCCGCGGCGACGGGCGCCGACGCCACCAAGCCGCCCGAGACCTACGTCGTTCGAGGCGGCCCGCGCGACGGCGTCTCGTTCTTTCCGCGGGTCGACTACCCGCAGCTCAAACCGCTCGTCGAGGGGCAGCTCGACTTCCAGCACTATCACACCTACGAGGAGACGGTTGCCCTGCTGCGCGCGTGGGCCGAGCGCTACCCGGACCTCGTGGAGCTCTACTCGGTCGGCCAGTCGCTCGAAGGACGCGACCTGTGGCAGGTGACCATCACCAACAGGAAGACGGGCCCGCACACCGACAAGCCCGGGTTCTTCATCGAAGGAGGGCGTCACGCCGGCGAGATCAGCGGCATCGAGGCCACGCTCTACTTCATCGACCACGTGCTGACGGGTTACGCCACCGACCCCGGGCTGCGCGCCCTCGTCGACACGAAAGCCCTGTACGCCCGTCCCCACAACAACCCGGACGGCGCGTCGCTCTACCACTACACCGCGCAGACGCTGCGCAGCACCGTGCGGCCCTACGACAACGACGGCGACGGCCTCGTCGACGAGGACCCCGGAGAGGATCTTGACGGCGACGGCTTCATCCGCCAGATGCGCAAGCACGTCGGCGAGGACAAGGGCTCCTTCGTGAAGGATCCGAGGGACCCGAAGGGCCGGGCGATGCGACGCGTCGCGGCCGGCCAGGGCGACTGGGAGGTCTACCCTGAGGGCATCGACAACGACGGCGATGGCCGCTACAACGAGGACGGCGTCGGCGGCCTCGACCTGCACCGCAACTACCCTGAGAACTGGCGGCCCATGAAGGAGGCCACCGGCCGGGGCTACACCCAGCTCGGCGCGGGCGAGTACCCTCTTTCGGAACCCGAGACACGGGCCGTCTTCAGCTTCCTCATGGTCCACCCGAACATCGCCATCGTGCAGTCACTCGACACGGCCGTGCCGATGCTGCTGCGGGGCCCCTCGACCAGCCGCAGCGAGGAATCGATGTTCCCCGAGGACCTGGCGCTCTTCAGGCAGTACGACGAGAAGGGACTCGAGATCACCGGCTACCCGTGGGCCGGCGACGTGTACGAGGTCTACGCGACGAGGTTGCGCACGAACCCGGTGACCGGAGAGCCGCTTCGGCCGACACCGCTCTTCGGGCACGGCCCGGATTTCGGGTACGCCTACTACGGCACGATCTGGTACGGCAACGAGATCTGGAACGGCGGTCGCTTCGTCGACTACGACGGGGACGGGCGGATCGACGAGTGGGAGGTGCTCAGGTGGCACGACGAGCACCGCGCCGGGAAGGACGACTTCGCGCCGTGGACGCCGTTTGCGCACCCGCAGCTCGGCGAGGTCGAGATTGGCGGGTTCAATCCGAAGTTCTACCTGCAGAATCCTCCGCCAGATCTCCTCGAGCCGTGGGCCCGCAACGAGGCCCTCTTCAACGTCCATCTCGCGCTCCAGTTGCCGCAAGTGGCGATCACCGACGCGCGGGTCACCCCGGGCACGGAGGCCGGTCAGTCGGTCGTCGAGATGACGGTCGCCAACACGGGGAAGATGCCGACGGCCCTCGAGATGGCCAAGCGCGTGAAGATGGTCAAGCCCGACACCGCGTCGATCGTCCTCGCCGAAGGGCAGGCGCTGGTCGAGGCGCCCGAGGGCGAGCCGCGCCAGGTGCGCGACATCGAGCTCGGCTGGCTCGCGCCAGGCGAGACGAAGACCGTGAGCTGGCGCGTGAGGGGGGCGGGGGTCGTGAAGCTCGCCATCGGGTCGACCCGGGGCGGCGTCGACCGACGGGAACTGACCGTACCATGA
- a CDS encoding DUF4440 domain-containing protein — protein MSTPFSPSPVRRQAAGVLALAILTLGGPGWPVSAADDRPGTEAHLVALERAKWQVGAPDIPNWERVLADDFLGVEYGPRGLRRASRADVLALLREGGLAMRENTLDGFTVTWATDEVALVTYRLALDVPLGTFRAQATTGWVRRDGEWRTVFHQITEEPTSRALWVGGLAGFFISVVMLGLIRRLFRADRPQPPAA, from the coding sequence GTGTCGACCCCGTTCTCCCCGTCACCCGTCCGACGCCAGGCCGCGGGCGTGCTGGCCCTCGCGATCCTGACGCTCGGTGGTCCCGGATGGCCGGTCTCGGCCGCCGACGATCGCCCCGGCACCGAAGCCCACCTCGTGGCACTCGAACGCGCCAAGTGGCAGGTCGGCGCACCCGACATCCCCAACTGGGAACGCGTGCTGGCCGACGACTTCCTCGGTGTCGAGTACGGCCCCCGCGGCCTGCGACGGGCCTCGCGCGCCGACGTGCTGGCCCTGCTCCGCGAGGGGGGCCTCGCCATGCGAGAGAACACGCTCGACGGGTTCACCGTGACGTGGGCGACCGACGAGGTCGCGTTGGTGACCTACCGCCTCGCGCTCGACGTTCCCCTCGGCACGTTCCGCGCCCAGGCGACGACCGGCTGGGTACGACGCGACGGCGAGTGGCGCACCGTGTTCCACCAGATCACCGAGGAACCGACGAGCCGCGCCCTGTGGGTGGGGGGGCTCGCCGGCTTCTTCATCAGCGTCGTCATGCTGGGACTGATCCGCCGGCTGTTCCGCGCCGATCGGCCGCAGCCGCCAGCGGCGTGA